Proteins encoded by one window of Lathyrus oleraceus cultivar Zhongwan6 chromosome 1, CAAS_Psat_ZW6_1.0, whole genome shotgun sequence:
- the LOC127094494 gene encoding serine/threonine-protein phosphatase 7 long form homolog produces the protein MSLLTMGDEHRGTIENISTFDPKRFRCRVHEYVPHDPLIEPYIRGCGFGNLLNIVSYSVDYKFILALLERWRPETHTFHLPIGECTVTLEDVYMLLGLRIDGKAVNGKVNHVNDICNELLGAPLLDDEPEGDTSSQARGQGINLKYLRQYYNSIVLSEDSTDLYGGHIWV, from the exons ATGTCTTTGTTaactatgggcgatgaacacagaggcacaatcgagaatatctcgacattt gatccgaagcggtttagatgtcgtgtacatgaatatgtaccccacgatcctttaatagaaccatatattagaggatgtggatttggaaatctcctaaacattgtttcgtactcggtggactacaagttcatcctagctttgttggagaggtggagacccgagacccacacatttcaccttccgattggtgagtgtaccgtcacacttgaggacgtgtacatgttgttgggtcttcgtatagatggaaaggcagtCAATGGGAAAGTTAACCATGTCAACGACATATGCAATGAATTActgggtgcccctttgttagacgacgaacctgagggagacacatccagtcaagcaagggggcaaggtataaatttaaaataccttagACAATATTATAACAGTATAGTACTGTCTgaagattcaaccga TTTGTatggaggccatatctgggtctag